A window of the Helianthus annuus cultivar XRQ/B chromosome 4, HanXRQr2.0-SUNRISE, whole genome shotgun sequence genome harbors these coding sequences:
- the LOC110877735 gene encoding uncharacterized protein LOC110877735: MSSFWKDNYFGNRYSNDTWGSNAANEEEEVVSGVPVDQETQLPDLNKTPTPPVDEPNYPVHQVCPDYGYGYESPYVQQSGYGAENAPVDEPNYPVHQVCPDYGYGYESPYVQQSGYGAENAPVDEPYYPSQPSYPGYGVYGDEGGYGSYSGYGGDGGYGGEGGYSGYGGYSVYDSVYDRYRDEVGYGYESRNTSLYEPSTPSNPFQVNERFMSLTDLKNWVQETGKDNGYVIVTRRSKNIGGTTGMVWLVCDRSGEHRSKATVRKAGSKKIGCPFSLLAIRDVTNDTWELKVDCANHNHEPTTSLLGHAFVRRFTKAEYKLVEQLTAQNMEPRIIFQTLRKQFPDSLHVQKDVQNAVQKIRATIMDGKNPIQALESLLHDRRFIYDTRQDPKTDVVTEIFFVHPYSITMWRAFPHVMLIDATYKTNLYNMPFVQVVGMTSTGKSFCIAHAVICKERRGNYVWVLERIKSILHECMMPRVIVTDRELALINACSKVFPNAKRLLCHFHIQQNIARKCKEGFDKEDWGKFMSYWRTLCESSSEPMYKYNLEKMYNRLVVANRESVYDYVYENWLKDYKEMFVYAWTDKCRNFGQRTTNRVESQHANLKRYITRGSSLERIARCIIDIVETQYDEIQKSFTESIEKTMNHHRHRMLDNLRGKVSHEALDLLEKELLRKMDVLRKLNASCGCHMWLSKGLPCACRLENYNRTGRIIQLDEIDVFWRKLDLLPCKLVDEEVDIVAELNNVRQHLEAQSPVQQKSMLSKIKAVFTPKSSTKKPPIVQQNTRGRPTSKKVQERLDEAARLDQAARYSSYGDDSNVITASPKHKYDLPRHSSYVPSEGSRRTGSFVKSEKPKMQPNSSTSSKKKETRDDKVFPLIKGDEHLLCIKRFKNQIPSEFRSYISRIQDVTPDGHCGYRSVAVGLGFTEHAWPNIRRDLLLEIDHNKPRWKHVFETYNEGDFKRIRKSIEWHSVKGCDESHWMEMPHVGLLIAQRYNIVLHVLSIEWSSTIFPLTDAPLDPRPQAITLVHVHGGHFIHAKLEGDYPMPLVNPMWSAHRSIAAKRWEEMYTPQLEHYYELMHPKSDRDKDREPSLNVIED, translated from the exons atgtcatcattttggaaggataattatttcggtaatcgctattctaacgacacatggggatcaaatgctgccaatgaggaggaggaggttgtgtctggagtccctgttgatcaagaaacacagttgccagacttgaacaagactcccactccacctgttgatgaaccaaattacCCGGTGCATCAAGTGTGTCCAGATTACGGATACGGGTATGAATCTCCGTACGTGCAACAAAGTGGATACGGTGCTGAGaatgcacctgttgatgaaccaaattaTCCGGTGCATCAAGTGTGTCCAGATTACGGATACGGGTATGAATCTCCGTACGTGCAACAAAGTGGATACGGTGCTGAGaatgcacctgttgatgaaccatattacccgTCGCAGCCATCGTATCCGGGTTATGGGGTATACGGGGACGAAGGTGGATACGGAAGTTACAGTGGAtacggtggtgatggtggatacgggggtgaaggtggttaCAGTGGATATGGGGGCTACAGTGTATACGACAGTGTATACGATAGATATAGGGATGAAGTTGGATATGGTTATGAGTCCCGTAACACATCACTTTATGAACCATCTACCCCGAGCAATCCATTTCAAGTAAATGAG cgtttcatgtctctaactgatttgaagaattgggtacaagaaacGGGAAAGGATAATGGTTACGTAATTGTTACCCGCCGATCAAAAAATATTGGCGGTACTACTGGGATGGTATGGCTTGTGTGCGACCGTAGTGGTGAACACCGTAGTAAAGCAACAGTTAGGAAAGCTGGTAGCAAAAAAATCGGCTGCCCGTTTTCATTACTCGCCATCCGGGACGTGACGAACGACACGTGGGAGTTAAAAGTGGACTGTGCGAACCATAACCACGAACCTACGACGAGTCTGTTGGGCCACGCTTTTGTGCGAAGATTCACTAAAGCCGAATACAAGCTAGTGGAGCAGCTAactgctcaaaacatggagccacgTATCATATTTCAAACCCTAAGAAAGCAGTTCCCCGACAGCCTGCACGTTCAGAAAGACGTGCAAAATGCGGTACAAAAAATTAGAGCGACAATAATGGACGGAAAGAATCCTATTCAGGCACTGGAAAGCCTGCTGCATGACCGCCGATTCATTTACGACACCCGACAAGATCCCAAAACAGATGTCGTAACAGAGATTTTCTTTGTTCATCCTTATTCAATCActatgtggcgtgcattcccgcaCGTGATGTTGATCGACGCGACCTACAAAACAAACCTCTACAACATGCCATTTGTCCAGGTTGTGGGTATGACGTCGACTGGGAAGTCTTTTTGTATCGCACATGCCGTTATTTGTAAGGAACGAAGGGGTAACTACGTGTGGGTGCTTGAGCGGATCAAGTCAATATTGCATGAATGTATGATGCCGCGTGTGATAGTCACGGATAGGGAGCTTGCCCTGATAAACGCGTGTTCTAAAGTATTCCCGAACGCAAAAAGGCTTCTATGCCACTTTCACATCCAACAAAATATAGCTAGAAAGTGCAAGGAAGGGTTCGATAAAGAAGATTGGGGGAAATTTATGTCGTACTGGCGGACATTGTGCGAATCTTCATCAGAGCCCATGTACAAGTACAACTTGGAGAAAATGTATAACCGACTCGTGGTTGCCAACCGAGAAA gTGTCTATGATTACGTCTACGAAAACTGGCTCAAAGACTATAAAGAAATGTTCGTTTATGCGTGGACCGATAAGTGTCGCAACTTTGGTCAGCGCACCAccaacagagttgagagccagcACGCAAATTTAAAAAGATACATTACGCGCGGGAGTTCATTGGAGCGAATAGCAAGATGCATCATTGATATAGTTGAAACTCAGTATGATGAAATACAAAAAAGTTTCACTGAGAGCATCGAAAAAACGATGAACCACCATAGACACCGAATGTTGGACAACCTACGTGGAAAGGTTTCCCATGAAGCACTTGATTTGCTGGAAAAAGagctactgaggaagatggatgtgTTGCGGAAACTTAACGCATCATGTGGTTGCCATATGTGGCTTAGCAAAGGATTGCCGTGTGCTTGTAGACTGGAAAACTACAACCGTAcag GGCGTATAATACAACTCGACGAGATAGATGTATTCTGGCGCAAGCTTGACTTGCTCCCTTGTAAACTGGTAGACGAGGAGGTCGATATTGTAGCAGAGCTCAATAATGTGCGGCAACATTTAGAGGCGCAGTCCCCCGTTCAACAAAAGAGTATGCTTTCAAAGATAAAAGCGGTTTTCACCCCAAAATCGTCAACCAAGAAACCACCGATCGTCCAGCAAAACACTCGCGGTCGGCCTACATCAAAGAAAGTACAAGAAAGGCTAGATGAAGCTGCGAGGTTAGACCAAGCTGCGAGATACAGCTCCTATGGCGATGACAGCAACGTAATTACCGCTTCCCCCAAGCATAAGTACGATTTACCCCGACACAGCTCATACGTACCGTCAGAGGGCTCTCGTCGAACTGGTTCGTTTGTGaagtctgaaaaacctaaaatgcAACCAAACAGTtcaacaagttctaaaaagaagGAGACGAGGGATGATAAGGTTTTTCCATTAATAAAAGGGGACGAGCACTTGTTATGCATTAAGAGGTTTAAGAATCAAATTCCATCAGAGTTTCGCTCTTACATATCGCGTATACAAGATGTGACCCCAGACGGTCATTGTGGGTACAGGTCTGTGGCTGTCGGGTTAGGTTTTACGGAACACGCATGGCCCAATATTCGTAGAGATTTACTACTGGAGATTGACCATAACAAACCGCGTTGGAAGCATGTATTCGAAACATATAACGAAGGAGACTTTAAACGAATACGTAAGAGCATCGAATGGCATTCAGTGAAAGGGTGCGATGAAAGTCACTGGATGGAAATGCCCCACGTAGGGCTTCTCATAGCGCAAAGGTATAATATTGTCCTCCACGTGCTAAGCATTGAATGGAGCTCTACCATCTTCCCATTAACGGATGCCCCACTAGATCCACGACCTCAAGCGATAACGCTTGTACATGTTCACGGGGGACACTTCATACATGCTAAGTTGGAAGGAGACTACCCCATGCCTTTAGTGAACCCGATGTGGTCGGCACATCGATCAATAGCTGCGAAACGGTGGGAAGAAATGTATACACCGCAGTTAGAGCACTACTACGAGTTAATGCATCCTAAATCAGACCGAGACAAAGACAGAGAACCGAGTTTAAATGTTATCGAAGATTAA
- the LOC118491486 gene encoding uncharacterized protein LOC118491486, with product MEEMDYEEDIPEQPQRKRRARPPPDPLENHPYLEFPQESEAALRCEKLRKMHIGEHFAVSWKTLRKLEVEDWVRKFVPVDSPWDRLFELSFTPTYREILVEFLSSFEFHPRRPNEVVDPAQPPPPPEVSFRMAGQAREMSLAQFAVHSGLYTEAEIATDLYTKGLVMIDKPTLLGFWDLIADIRQWDHYQSKGRSTLIEDPLFRYLHKMISTSITARNKSREWCTSGDLFFLYCLLYKRPCALAYGLAQYFASAHHRQERGILFGGAYVTKIAHSLGYHPENDRGRVGPAAQPKRMGTNTINGMHITKDFPCGKRLKNLDGTQYELKDLPEDFPLIYPPRDPEPPEPHQPVAVFPQPPQPRGPPGAPQFPRHVMPGPDPSHERLLRNVERNNYLLEWVAAALQQQRQHDGLPPLPFIADADWDQHQRSGTEDKLVKALRF from the exons atggaGGAAATGGATTACGAAGAAGATATTCCGGAGCAGCCGCAGCGGAAACGGCGGGCGCGTCCACCGCCAGATCCTCTAGAGAATCACCCGTATTTGGAGTTTCCTCAGGAGTCCGAGGCTGCGCTCCGTTGCGAGAAGCTTCGGAAGATGCATATTGGTGAACATTTTGCGGTTTCGTGGAAAACCCTCCGGAAGCTTGAGGTTGAAGATTGGGTGCGTAAGTTTGTTCCCGTTGATTCACCGTGGGATCGTCTGTTTGAGCTATCGTTTACGCCGACCTACAGGGAGATACTAGTCGAGTTTCTGTCGTCGTTCGAGTTTCATCCTCGTCGGCCAAATGAGGTTGTGGACCCCGCGCAGCCCCCTCCCCCGCCCGAGGTTTCTTTTCGCATGGCTGGCCAGGCGCGCGAAATGTCACTTGCACAGTTTGCGGTGCATAGCGGTTTGTATACGGAGGCTGAGATTGCTACGGATCTTTATACGAAG GGGCTCGTAATGATTGATAAACCCACGCTATTAGGGTTTTGGGATCTGATCGCGGACATCCGTCAGTGGGACCACTACCAATCCAAGGGGAGGAGTACGCTGATTGAGGATCCGCTCTTCAG GTATTTGCACAAGATGATTTCCACTTCGATCACTGCTCGAAACAAAAGCCGGGAGTGGTGTACGAGTGGTGACTTATTCTTTTTGTATTGCCTCTTATACAAGAGGCCGTGCGCTCTCGCCTACGGGTTGGCGCAGTATTTCGCCTCCGCGCATCATCGACAGGAGCGCGGAATACTATTCGGCGGCGCTTACGTGACCAAGATAGCCCATTCGTTGGGCTATCATCCGGAGAATGACCGCGGCCGTGTAGGCCCGGCGGCACAGCCAAAGCGGATGGGGACGAACACAATAAACGGGATGCATATTACCAAAGACTTTCCATGCGGGAAGCGGTTAAAGAATCTGGACGGCACGCAATACGAGCTTAAGGACCTGCCAGAAGACTTCCCTCTGATTTATCCCCCGCGGGATCCGGAGCCGCCAGAGCCGCATCAGCCGGTCGCCGTTTTTCCGCAGCCACCACAGCCGCGTGGACCACCCGGGGCGCCCCAGTTCCCACGCCATGTTATGCCCGGTCCTGACCCGTCACATGAGCGGCTGCTTCGAAACGTGgagagaaacaattatttgttagAGTGGGTGGCTGCGGCGCTGCAGCAGCAGCGACAGCATGACGGGTTACCTCCACTACCCTTCATTGCGGATGCGGACTGGGATCAGCATCAGcg CTCCGGaacggaggataaactggttaaggcttTACGGTTCTAA